One genomic region from Nitrospira sp. CR1.1 encodes:
- a CDS encoding molybdenum-pterin-binding protein, with product MKLSARNQFQGTITRITEGAAMAEVTVKVGNLDFVAAITEGSVKSMGLKVNDSVTVAVKATEVMIGK from the coding sequence ATGAAACTCAGCGCACGGAACCAATTTCAGGGCACCATCACTCGCATCACCGAGGGCGCCGCGATGGCCGAAGTGACCGTCAAGGTGGGCAATCTGGATTTTGTGGCGGCCATCACGGAAGGTTCGGTCAAGAGCATGGGCCTAAAGGTGAACGACAGCGTCACCGTTGCCGTGAAGGCGACCGAAGTGATGATCGGTAAGTAA
- the modA gene encoding molybdate ABC transporter substrate-binding protein — protein MALMLGMATVPVVVQAGEVTIAAASDLNFAIKEVIEEYEKHSGHKVKLSLGSSGNFFAQLQQGAPFDLYFSADIGYPRKLEEAGLTVPGSLYRYAVGRVVVWAPKTSPLDVTKGLTVLREPVIKKIAIANPKHAPYGRAAVAAMEHEQVYGDVKDRLVLGENISQAAQFIESGACDVGIIALSLAMAPAMQSAGNYWEIPAGHHAPLEQGAVIMKQSKNQDVARQFLEFMKGDRGQEIMIRYGFTLPS, from the coding sequence ATGGCGCTCATGCTCGGGATGGCGACGGTACCGGTTGTGGTTCAAGCCGGCGAGGTGACCATTGCTGCCGCCTCCGATCTCAATTTCGCTATCAAGGAAGTGATTGAGGAGTACGAAAAACACAGCGGGCACAAGGTGAAGTTATCGTTAGGTTCGTCGGGCAATTTCTTTGCTCAATTGCAGCAGGGTGCGCCATTCGATCTGTATTTTTCAGCGGACATCGGCTATCCCAGGAAATTGGAGGAAGCGGGTCTGACAGTACCGGGGTCTCTCTATCGGTATGCGGTCGGGCGGGTGGTGGTATGGGCGCCCAAGACCTCTCCTCTTGACGTGACCAAGGGACTCACGGTGTTGCGCGAGCCGGTGATCAAGAAGATTGCCATTGCCAACCCGAAACATGCCCCGTACGGCCGGGCGGCGGTAGCCGCGATGGAGCATGAGCAGGTGTATGGCGATGTGAAGGATCGGCTGGTGCTCGGAGAGAACATTTCTCAGGCCGCCCAGTTTATCGAATCCGGCGCCTGCGATGTGGGTATCATCGCTCTGTCGCTGGCGATGGCCCCTGCCATGCAAAGCGCCGGGAACTACTGGGAGATTCCCGCCGGCCACCATGCTCCCCTGGAACAGGGCGCGGTGATTATGAAGCAATCCAAGAACCAGGACGTCGCCAGACAGTTTCTGGAGTTTATGAAAGGCGACCGGGGACAGGAGATTATGATCCGATATGGATTCACGCTGCCGAGTTGA
- a CDS encoding ATP-binding cassette domain-containing protein, translated as MAAELALDIVKSYAGRVPIRARLRYPVEASTVLILFGPSGAGKSTILRSVAGLEWPEEGRIRFVSRTWLDTRSDIRVSPQDRHVGYMSQDYALFPTYTVAGNIEYGLGHLSAHERKARVSEVLDLFQLRGLEHARPRQLSGGQQQRVALARAVAPRPLLLLLDEPLSALDGPTRIYLRDELRRLLKQLALPSIIVTHDWAEALTLGDLMAVVSGGEVLQTGTPLDVFSRPRNADVAHVVGVETVVKGRVVWAAAGMLRVDVNGVVVNAIEGEACGPDVYVCIRAEDIALERGPIAASSARNQLAGTVMAVATLGALARVTLHCGFPLVATVTRSSVEDLQLVPGQDVIAVIKAGAVHLVSRQDH; from the coding sequence ATGGCCGCAGAATTAGCGCTCGACATCGTCAAATCGTATGCGGGCCGCGTGCCCATCCGCGCGCGACTCCGCTATCCCGTCGAGGCCTCGACGGTCCTCATTTTGTTCGGGCCATCGGGCGCGGGCAAGAGCACGATTCTTCGATCCGTGGCCGGGCTGGAATGGCCGGAAGAAGGGCGGATTCGATTTGTCTCGCGCACCTGGCTGGATACGAGATCCGATATCCGGGTGTCTCCTCAGGATCGGCATGTCGGGTACATGTCCCAGGACTATGCACTGTTCCCCACCTACACGGTGGCAGGCAACATCGAGTATGGGCTCGGGCATCTGTCAGCGCACGAGCGCAAGGCGCGGGTGTCCGAAGTCTTGGATCTGTTTCAACTGCGCGGGCTGGAACATGCCAGGCCGCGGCAGCTATCAGGCGGCCAACAACAGCGGGTCGCATTGGCGCGAGCCGTGGCCCCACGCCCTCTCCTGCTGTTGCTGGATGAACCGCTGTCCGCGCTGGATGGGCCGACCAGGATCTATCTCAGGGATGAACTACGGCGCCTGCTCAAGCAACTCGCGCTGCCGTCGATCATCGTCACGCATGACTGGGCCGAAGCGCTGACGCTGGGGGATCTCATGGCCGTGGTGAGCGGAGGGGAGGTCTTGCAAACCGGCACGCCCTTGGACGTCTTCAGTCGTCCGCGGAATGCCGACGTGGCGCATGTCGTGGGCGTGGAAACGGTGGTCAAGGGGCGGGTGGTGTGGGCGGCTGCCGGGATGCTGCGTGTCGACGTCAACGGTGTCGTGGTGAACGCCATTGAGGGAGAAGCCTGCGGGCCGGATGTGTACGTCTGTATCCGGGCGGAAGATATCGCATTGGAACGCGGTCCCATTGCCGCGAGCAGCGCGCGCAATCAGCTTGCAGGGACGGTGATGGCCGTCGCCACGTTGGGTGCGCTAGCGCGGGTGACATTGCACTGCGGCTTTCCGCTGGTCGCCACCGTGACCCGGTCATCGGTAGAGGATTTGCAATTGGTTCCCGGCCAGGACGTCATCGCGGTGATTAAAGCCGGCGCGGTGCACCTGGTTTCGCGCCAGGACCACTGA
- the modB gene encoding molybdate ABC transporter permease subunit, with amino-acid sequence MNWVAIWVTCKLAGLTALALLFVGLPIAYWLSFSRWRWKFVIESVVALPLVLPPTVLGFYILLAIGPHSPFGRLYAGLVGHPLPFTFEGLVLGSMLYSLPFAVQPFAAAFDQVDRRVIEASWTLGVSKLQTFFKLILPLSTAGLVTGAVLSFAHTMGEFGVVLMIGGNLEGSTRTVSIDIYDEVQALNYAGAARTALFLFVVSYAVLLLVYAVNRNVWAAWPQK; translated from the coding sequence GTGAACTGGGTTGCGATTTGGGTGACGTGCAAATTGGCCGGTCTCACGGCGCTGGCGCTGCTGTTCGTCGGCCTCCCCATCGCCTACTGGCTCAGTTTTTCCCGCTGGCGGTGGAAATTTGTGATCGAATCCGTGGTCGCATTGCCGCTGGTGCTCCCTCCCACCGTCCTGGGTTTTTATATTCTCCTCGCGATCGGTCCCCACAGTCCGTTCGGGCGACTCTATGCCGGGTTGGTCGGCCATCCGCTGCCGTTCACCTTTGAAGGCCTGGTCCTGGGCTCCATGCTCTATAGTTTGCCGTTTGCGGTGCAGCCGTTTGCCGCGGCCTTTGATCAGGTCGATCGGCGGGTCATTGAAGCCTCCTGGACGTTGGGGGTGTCAAAACTTCAGACCTTTTTCAAACTGATTCTGCCGCTGTCGACAGCCGGGCTGGTGACCGGCGCGGTGTTGAGTTTTGCCCATACGATGGGCGAGTTCGGCGTCGTATTGATGATCGGCGGCAACCTCGAAGGCTCCACGCGCACCGTGTCCATCGATATTTATGATGAAGTGCAGGCGTTGAATTATGCGGGCGCGGCGAGGACCGCCTTGTTCCTGTTTGTGGTCTCGTATGCCGTGCTGCTTCTCGTGTACGCTGTCAATCGAAACGTGTGGGCAGCATGGCCGCAGAAATAA
- a CDS encoding helix-turn-helix domain-containing protein, whose amino-acid sequence MVIRLNEGPLSMPHKRAGTGDVFTAREAARYVRLTLPTFYRYIWEGKIRAPKIGGRYRFKRALLDEWLGTKKAGTEDVSGRNKLVGRVTAIKRDAIMAQVDIDIGPHLITAVITRDALEELGLRIGDSAVALVKATEVMVVKN is encoded by the coding sequence ATGGTGATCAGGTTGAATGAAGGACCTCTCAGCATGCCTCACAAGCGAGCGGGAACAGGGGACGTGTTTACGGCCAGGGAAGCGGCCCGTTATGTGCGCCTCACACTCCCGACGTTTTACCGGTACATCTGGGAGGGGAAAATTCGAGCGCCGAAAATCGGAGGCCGGTACCGCTTTAAGCGGGCTCTGCTCGACGAGTGGCTGGGAACCAAAAAGGCCGGCACGGAAGACGTGAGCGGCAGGAATAAGCTGGTCGGGCGAGTGACGGCGATCAAACGGGATGCCATTATGGCACAAGTCGATATCGATATCGGACCACATTTGATCACCGCTGTGATCACCCGGGATGCGCTTGAAGAACTGGGTCTGCGGATCGGAGACTCCGCCGTGGCCCTTGTCAAAGCAACCGAGGTCATGGTGGTGAAAAACTAA
- a CDS encoding molybdenum-pterin-binding protein, with protein MKLSARNQFQGTVTKITEGQAMAEVTVKVGALEFVAAITEGSVKHMGLKTNDSVLVAVKATEVMIGK; from the coding sequence ATGAAACTGAGCGCGAGAAATCAATTCCAGGGGACGGTGACCAAAATTACGGAAGGGCAGGCGATGGCCGAAGTGACGGTCAAGGTCGGAGCCCTCGAATTTGTGGCGGCCATTACCGAAGGATCCGTCAAGCACATGGGGTTGAAGACCAATGATTCAGTGCTTGTGGCCGTGAAGGCCACGGAGGTCATGATCGGAAAGTAA
- the modB gene encoding molybdate ABC transporter permease subunit: protein MNWIAIWVTVKLAGLTALVLLAIGLPIAYWLSFSRWRWKFLVESVIALPLVLPPTVLGFYILIAIGPHSPFGRLYAELVGHPLPFTFEGLLLGSILYSLPFAVQPFVAAFDQVDRRVIEASWTLGVSKFQTFFKLIVPLSTAGLVTGAVLSFAHTMGEFGVVLMIGGNLEGTTRTVSIDIYDEVQALNYAGAAETALFLFVVSYAVLLLVYAVNRNVWAAWPQN from the coding sequence GTGAACTGGATTGCGATTTGGGTGACTGTGAAACTGGCTGGTCTCACCGCGCTTGTTCTGTTAGCCATCGGGCTGCCCATCGCCTACTGGCTCAGTTTTTCCCGCTGGCGGTGGAAATTCCTCGTCGAGTCTGTAATCGCGCTGCCGCTGGTGCTCCCTCCGACCGTCCTGGGATTTTATATCCTCATCGCGATCGGTCCCCACAGTCCGTTTGGCCGACTCTATGCCGAGCTGGTCGGCCACCCTCTGCCGTTCACCTTCGAGGGCCTGCTCCTGGGGTCCATTCTCTATAGTTTGCCGTTTGCGGTGCAGCCGTTTGTGGCGGCGTTCGATCAGGTCGACCGGCGGGTCATTGAAGCCTCCTGGACGTTGGGGGTGTCAAAATTTCAGACCTTTTTCAAGCTGATTGTACCGCTGTCCACGGCCGGGCTGGTGACCGGCGCGGTGTTGAGTTTCGCCCATACGATGGGCGAATTCGGCGTCGTATTGATGATCGGCGGCAATCTGGAAGGGACGACGCGCACAGTCTCGATCGACATCTATGATGAGGTGCAGGCGTTGAACTATGCCGGGGCGGCCGAGACCGCCTTGTTTCTGTTTGTGGTTTCGTATGCCGTGCTGCTTCTCGTGTACGCCGTCAATCGAAACGTCTGGGCAGCATGGCCGCAGAATTAG
- a CDS encoding ATP-binding cassette domain-containing protein, giving the protein MAAEITIHLVKTFPGRAPIRAQIRYPLEGATVLILFGPSGSGKTTILRCVAGLEWPEEGTIRFVSRLWLETASGIRVPPQARHIGYMSQDYALFPTYTVAGNIAYGLSHLPSAERKKRVEEVMELFQLRGLEQAKPRELSGGQQQRVALARAVAPRPLLLLLDEPLSALDAPTRLHLRDELRALLKQLALPSMIVTHDWAEALTLGDVMAVISAGEVLQVGAPIDVFSRPQNADVARVVGVDTVVKGRVVEAIGGMLRVSVNGTTLMALEPASIGPEVFACIRAEDVMLEQGRASGSSARNHLTGTVQAITMLGAVARVTLDCGFPLVAMVTRSTAEEFKLATGIVITAAIKAGAVHLVSRQAD; this is encoded by the coding sequence ATGGCCGCAGAAATAACGATCCATCTGGTGAAGACGTTCCCCGGTCGGGCGCCGATTCGCGCGCAGATCCGCTACCCGCTCGAGGGGGCGACGGTCCTGATTCTGTTCGGCCCGTCGGGGTCGGGGAAGACGACCATTCTGCGATGCGTGGCGGGGCTTGAATGGCCTGAGGAAGGCACGATCCGGTTTGTGTCGAGGCTGTGGCTGGAGACTGCGTCGGGGATTCGTGTGCCGCCCCAGGCTCGCCATATCGGCTACATGTCGCAAGACTATGCCCTGTTTCCGACCTATACGGTCGCGGGCAATATCGCCTATGGACTGAGCCATCTTCCTTCCGCGGAACGAAAGAAACGGGTGGAGGAAGTGATGGAGCTGTTTCAACTGCGCGGATTGGAGCAGGCGAAGCCCAGAGAACTGTCCGGAGGCCAGCAACAGCGTGTCGCCCTGGCGCGAGCCGTGGCGCCCCGGCCGCTCTTGTTGCTGCTGGATGAGCCCCTCTCGGCCTTGGATGCGCCGACCCGGCTGCATTTGCGTGATGAACTGCGGGCCCTCCTGAAGCAGCTGGCGCTGCCCTCGATGATTGTGACGCATGACTGGGCCGAGGCCCTGACGCTGGGCGATGTCATGGCGGTCATCAGCGCGGGAGAAGTCTTGCAGGTCGGCGCGCCGATCGACGTGTTCAGTCGTCCGCAGAATGCGGACGTGGCCCGCGTCGTCGGAGTGGATACGGTGGTGAAGGGACGGGTCGTGGAGGCTATCGGCGGCATGTTGCGTGTGAGCGTGAATGGAACGACCCTCATGGCTCTCGAGCCGGCGTCGATCGGGCCTGAGGTGTTTGCCTGCATCAGGGCGGAAGATGTGATGCTGGAGCAGGGGCGAGCCTCCGGGAGTAGCGCCCGCAATCACCTCACGGGTACGGTGCAGGCAATCACCATGTTGGGAGCGGTGGCGCGGGTCACCTTGGATTGCGGATTTCCTCTCGTGGCCATGGTGACGAGATCGACGGCGGAGGAATTCAAACTAGCCACCGGGATCGTCATCACAGCCGCGATCAAGGCCGGAGCCGTCCATTTGGTGTCGAGGCAAGCTGACTAG